The genomic stretch AGTGAAGATacggacaggtttcgttacaggAAATCAAAGCAGAAATTtcaagcatttgttttttgttttccatttaagtGTAGAAGCATTATATTGAAAGAAACAAGTCTAAAGATGTTGTATGCAGGATTGTTTGCAGACCTTTGTGTTGTGGTTAATACTAGTAGTAGCtgcagtagtagtagcagaAGTAGTCAATGGAAGAGATTGTGTGTTATCATGGTGCAGGACCTCGTTCACTGGCTTCTTTCTGGAACAAAACCACATGTTTTTCTCTTGAAATAATATATGCTACTGGGTGCTGTGGTTATTCATTTATATAGATCTGATATGTTTTGATGATGATCCACTGACAACAAAATTAGAATCACCTTGGATTGAAAGTAAACGATATTAGAAATGTatactgaactgtattattaAAATGGGCACATGTTACGATGGCAACACTATGTGATTTAGTATAGCAAATGAGTGAaaaacactgaagaaaaaagTCAGCCCCAAAACATCGTATGCTAATATAAAAGGTCAGATGGCGTGAGGCTGACGGTGATGACCTCTGACCTGAGCTGACCCTTGATTCTCGACCTCTAATGTTAATATATCACGCTGGCATAACAACAGCATGCGCTTAgaagtaaatgtttttatttttcattttcacagtTTAACACAATTATGGCAACTCAAGTCATTCTGTAAtccgtttttgttgttgtaggcTAATTTAGTACTAATTAATGTATACCAAAATGTATACGCCACATAGCTAGATAGGTACCGTTTACAGTAAAAACGAGATATTTCGGCAAGGCCACACAAATGGATAAAGGTGAGGCCATTTATGCAAAGGCGTATCAAACTGCTAAATTGCTGCAATTGGTAGTGTTTAGTATTTTATGTGTTTGTGGCAATTACTACGTTAAAGGCTTTGCCATAATTTGTGGTGTATATACAATACCTGAATGTCATTGAAATCGGATtatcttaaaaatgtatattccaTGTATTTGATGAGCATGAGTCATGAGagattttaaaacttaaaattcGAAATATGTAGACAtatagtattattttaattattattattattattattattattgttgttgttgttgttgttgttaagatACTGCCGTTGCAAGTTGCCTTAAACTGGAGAAACGTGTGCACTTATATTAATGTTTTGCTTAGACTTCTAATTCTAAAGCTGTGTTGTCGGTACAAAAATTGCAATgttcagtttatatatatatatatatatatatatatatatatatatatatatattagttcatatatgtttgtttatttaaaactcTACAGAAATCTTTAGCAGTGTGCAGAGAACTTCGTTAATTCAAAAGCATGCATGCTTTGAATGTGGTGACGTATTACAAGCTTAAACTTTTGGAAATTATACAAAAAGATGTCCATAACAATATTGAGCAATTCTGTAGGGTAAGCTACGCatatatgtcaaattaaattatttactcACGAGTTCTAATGTTTGCTGGGATAATTTGTGTCTCTTTAATGTCAGTTCTGAAGTTGTATTTTGTTACTGCAAAAAGTTGTATGATGTTTTGTACATACATAGCAGTGTTAAGCTTTATTTAAATTCCGTGTCTCTACCGTTAGCCGTGTTATTTCCCATTGAACTATTTCTAGTAAGTGATTTACACCTAACTTTAAGGTGTCTTTACAAGAGGTTAGAAAGCATCTTTGACTCCAGTGGTTATAGATCGCTGTCCCGTGGTAGAAACCTGCAGTTAAACACGCCAGCTAAGGCAGGTTAATGGTTGCAGTAATCCCAGTGTCCTGTCAAAATGACAACACTGAGCACTGCTTACAGAGCCGCGCTCAAAGTGCAGTCCCCGCTTAAAAGTGCTTAGGAAACATTCTCCcccagaaatacaaatattgtaataAATCCTCAAATCTGAAATTCTGCACTTGTAAGAGAACCAAATGTTATTGCTGAGATTTTTAATTGCTTATGTCTTACACATCaatcaataattaaatcaaatgttaTGATTAAAAGACCGCACGCCCGAGGGCATTAAATAATGATAGCGTATTGATAAGGCTCCATTTTTATTCTGCCAGTTCAGAAGACAGAGTTTTCTGTGCTAACTCTCATTAAGATCCTTACTAAGAACCCTGAAAGCAAGGCTTCAGATACAAATGTTGAAATAGTTCAATctgtttgttgctgttgttgttgttatcattATATGACTACTGTGAATCTGAATGGATATTCTAAAATGTGAGATATTTGTGAAACATCTTTGTAAGGATCTTAATGAGAGTTAGCATTTGTGCCAGATACGGCTAATAAATGAAACTAACCAACAATtcggttatatatatatatatatatatagttttattttaaagtatatcAAATTAATTCAGTTATTAAAAGAAACACCGGTTGCGTTTATAAACTACTTTAGAAAAGCCACATTTCCAAATTCTTAATTAGAATTTGTCAGAAATCTTCGAAATCTAATAAAAGGTGTTATTTTGATTGTAATTACTAAGCAtataaatgtacaaaataatttcacaaaaaTCAACACGTGTTTTACGAAAATAtaatatagtttttatttatttaatatgtatttattcgaattaaatgtatacattttgttttatattgtttgctttatttatcttgctatatattttaccttgaaaaaCACTTAgggctaaaataaataaataaatacaaatactatCATCTTCAGAAAGAAAATAGCCTTGGTTTTAATTACGTAAGTAGTTAAGTAATTAAGTAGTTAGACacgaatataattaaatatcttATTTTGAGGACCACTTTTTTTAACAGCAAAATAATTACTCAAATTTCTTTGCATACATAACTCGTTAACATTATGACATTATGACCTAAGGATTATATTGCTGTTTCTttgctataaatatatatacctgtAAACAGTTGTAGCCAAATGTATTCAGACCCTTCTTTGTAAAAATGTTGTTCCGTGATTAATTTAGTATAATATTGTTGATTAAACTATTTATATTAGACGATATTTGAGTGTCTTGAATTCGGGATCAGTTagagaaaactgaaaataatcaaGGACATTGAACTGAGTTaaaagcgtgtgtgtgtgctgattgTTGACTGATTGCAACTGAATGATTCACTGAAGAatagtttcaaatgaagggtgtggatACTTTCCGCTACAACTGCAAATTGACAGATGGATAGATTGACACAAATATGAACTCAtgacgcgtgtgtgtgtgtatatatatatatatatatatatatatatatatatatatatttatatatataatatatttatatatatgatatatcaaactaattaaaatccatttaaatgctGACATTTTAGAGGAATAATTGCCTGCAAGCAGAGGTTATAGTTTACCACCCAAATGTGGACGATACATTCGTGTGTTAAATTCGACTCTTTGTATAATCAGCTAAAACTTCTGCCTTCTTTTGTGTGCTTAATAAAACGGATTTCACGCATTGCTCACCCTCAACAATGGACCTCACGCCAaagtttaaaaaggaaaaaaagaaaaaagaaaacacctaACCCTGTCAAGACTTAAATTAAGtattaaaaacaaccaaaacacgCTGTGTTAGCAAAATGTGTTAGCAGACATCCCATGTATACATTGTATCAAACAAAACACTGCTTTTTTGTGTAAAATAAGGTTTTAATTCAGTCTTTTCGATGATAGTTTTTCTATTCttagtttaaaaaatgtgtgAAGCAGTTATTTGAGGTTGAGCAGCGTCAGCTTGATCGCtgtaaaatcaaaaacaaaaaacgagaACAGTTTAAGTGTCTTAATGTCTTTAAAGTAAAATGAAGTGTTTTAATTTCATATCTTAAGCACTTTTCATGAAGTTGAATTGAAAGATCTGTACTTCTAGGTCACAGTTCAAggaaataatgataaaaaaagaGGGCATGAGTTTCAAAAGGGGTCACAGAGTTGGTTTCTGAACAAATCACTCAATTAAAAGGTAAAGtgtttaaattaacatttctattttaCAGTGCTGTTGGTCAGTATGTGCGGATTTTTGTAGAGAAAAGTTAATTTACTATACTTTAGTCAACCATCTTCTGGATTTAGATAAGCAAAACCTACaaaacatgattattattattattattattattattattattattattattattattatgtagaaGTAAACATATGACTATTTAATGTAGAAAAGCGCCACTCAActggtaaataataataataagtttcaattatatttttcttttatttttctttaattttacattatttttgttttaggaTTTCAAAAAACATTTCCCAGGCCTGCACAAAATCGAAATTTGACCCCCCCACCAATCGGAAATTACAATACCAATACTTGACGGGGGGTTTGGCTTGGCAGGGCATTTTTCCTTCTTCCAAAAGCAAACACATAATCTTATAGTATACTTTTATTTGTGCTTGGTCAGTGATTGTAGTTTGGTATGGGCCTTAATATATCTTAACTTAAAGTTTCATACTAAAGTTTAttttgaacaaaaataaatatttatttagctCTAAAATGCGTTTCAAATTTGTaatactttttaatgtatttgcttGCTGAAAGTGTGTTTGAGCGATGACAACACTTGAAGAAACGGGAAAAGTATTATTGAAAAGACCATAGTTTAAAAGTTTTTCTCAGCTCAGCAGCACAGACTAATTAATGTGTTCACGTAGTTTAGATGGCATTAAAATAATACCTGTCCAaagttggtttgtttgttaacATGTGTTTTGCTTACTGTATGTTAATGTCTCTCTTAGACACACCCACATGAAATACATTGATGTGTTTGTAGATCATGTGCATTCTGTGTGGGAGTATTTTATGcgcaaaattaaaacattttaataaaataacatacttataaaaaacacatgattagtattagtatttgtcttattaataataatacttacaataataataatttgcttatttatgtattttttccacCAATTCAAAACGTTTCAACAATGTTATCATTTCAGTTTAAATCAACATTCGATTACCAAAGCAAAGACAAACAACTACATCAAtgaaacattcacacacacacacacacacacacacacacacacacacacacacacacacatatctatctatctatatttttatatgtgtgtgtgtgtgtgtgtgtattagaacatgaaaatatatttctgtattttccttttaaaaagcTCATTGGAAAGTTTTGCTGCCCTaggtgtttctgtgtgttcgtgcgtgtgtgcctgtgtgcctgtgtgtgtgtgtgtgtgtgtgtgtgtgtacgcgtGTGAGTAGCCTATAAATACATCTGAATATAACTAAAAGTACAACACTGTCCCCTTGCCAGTACAAATATAGGCCTGTCCTGAAGCGCTTAGGTTTAATCATGCAAACGCTATCATTTGACTTTTCCACAGAATACTGTATTGCCCCCTTTCTTCAAATGAGGCGACATGAGGTAGAATTACAAAGGAATGCCGTGCACTTACCACAACGTAGCAACATACTGTATATGTCAAGAGTTACGTTATGAAGATCGTGGCGTAAGGACAGATGCAATGTAAAGCTCAAACTGATTGCCAGTAACGCTATAGATTAGCATGGGGTCTGCAGCACAATGATTCTGATCAATACCCCTGCACTTACATACCAGATGGCTTGGGAAAggacaaaaaatagaaaaaagaaaaagaaaaaaagaactgtTCCAATCGACCCATAGTCATTCAggcctctctttctctttacATACCATCCTTTTAAATGAACACAACCGCAGTGGATAAACTCCGGAGCGATAACATTATTAATGTATAATAGAcctgttttatttacttatacAGCACCCGAGATAAATGTATAACACActggtgtatgtatgtattattagtattattatcactCACATTTCTTTTCACCTGTACAGATTTAATATCACCACATGCGCACGAAAACGTTCTCTGAATATTTCTGATAAATATAGAGCAGAAATATTGCATACCTAGTATTACTTTCTCAGTTATAGCCTTGAGgcctttttacattaaatatgatATCTACCTACGTAAAtgtaaattctgtaaagatgCAATGTGTTTTCAACCAAAATAATAAGAGTAAGAATAAGAATTGGAATAAAAAGCAACAACAGAGAAACACCAGAACCCTTCTTGTTTATGATTTCTCATTAActtgttttacttatttacttgTATTGattaatccaaaacacattaaGAACATTACCAATAACACCTTTTATATACGCCTGCTATACTatacaataatatttaaaagGGAGCTGCAGGAaagaaatgctttaaaaacagTCGAATTATCTATGTCGAATCTTTATAGGGCTTCAGTGTAGTATAGGCCTTTTCAATAAATAGATTTTTACTACCCAAATAGTTGGAACTAAGATACCCAATAAAACGTGTCttataataatacatgcaaATAAGTATCCCTCtttcatttttctgaaaaagcatccagattattttaaaatgtataatactgttaaaatatgttattagtgatagtagtagttgttgttgtAGGATTCATAAGGTTGTCCGAAGTATTTTGTTCACTGGCAAAGTGCACTGTAAACTTTAACACAAGCCCAAACTGCGTGCTTACCGTACAATGCAAATCCCTTGCAGGTACGAAAGCCAACTTCCCAATTTGCGCGCAAGTTTTCCTGACAGCTGAAAGTGCTTGGAGGAGGCTCTTTCTTGGAGAGACCCCCTGCTCGTCCTTTGACAGCTGATCAAAAGGAAAATAGGTCACGCTTCTCAAACTTCTGTCCCCCTGTCCTTAATTACAGTCTCTTTAAACAATGGCAACATCTGCGCAACCTCAGTCAAAATAGCCACCCAGGGCAGCACAGAACAACCTGCTTCCGAGGAATCTGTTACTTTTAAAGAGCTAAATCCGAATGGGACCTCAGCTATTTGTGTGCTAATGCCCCTTTGTCATTTAAAGACACGTTCCCCTGTGACTaaagtgtaaaataaatgaCAGTAAGGGTGGTGTTTTGGAAACTCTGCTATTTGAGTTTGTGACAGCCATCAAACCATGTTTGCATGTTGAACAGGCGAATAAAAAGGTCTGtagaataaagaaacaatacatgaGCTGTCATTAATCgtatgtgcaaaaagaagcacaGGTTTCAGTCAATAGAACTGGTATTGTACCCCACCGTTCATACTGTcccattaaataattacataaagaaatatattttagctATTTCACAATTTGTCTtacagccagacagacacacagatagatAGACACGAGTTTAAATAGAATACAAAtcacaaattacttaattttttaaactttttctgACAATTAGATTATCGTTTAGAAGTGATCtgcaaacattttgttttgaatgaaCCTATTCTattgtatacattatttaaataaggTATGGGTatgtgtatttaatattttatttttgtgcctGTAACACATTATAACTCTCCTGATGTTCATGTGTTCATATTACTGCTCTCGCAAGAAAAAAACTTGTATTAATATGACTTTAGTATTGACATGACTAGACTAACTCATTCTCATTTCAGAAAACAATTCATTTCAACTGCTGTTTCAGAGAAGTAAACATTCATATACGTATGGTAGATAATATACAATggaacttaaaaaaacaaacaacaacaacaacaaaaacgtttatttttaatgcaatgcAAATCCCTTTAGAAATAGCCACTATCTCCGCTGGAACAATAACCCCGCATGCTGTGATGAGATATAGGGGGGCTATCTCAATCCGAGGTAAACATTAAGGAGCAGCTGAATCCAAGTCATGCCAACCGAGTGACTCAGTCAGGAATAATAAGACTGataagagggagagaaagggttACACATAGTTGGAAAGAAATCCAGACTTTCTGACGTTAGATTCCAGATGCAAGGGCTGCATACAAATCTCAACCGAGCATGAAAACTCAGAGCGCCCTTCCCCGCCGGCATCCAATTGGCCAGACGGCCGGTGGGACGCGTCCAGGCGAGAGTGCGGAGAGAGGCGATTGGTCCAAGGCGACGTCAATCAGAGGGTAAGCCCCACCCTCTCCGCTGGGGTAGGGTGATCGTATAGCAAACCCATCCTGGACAGCTCCAGCTGCCTAAACAGAATACGTAGGAGGAGGAGAGGGCTCGGACATGGCGAGAATCAGCACTGGCCCGTCTGATAGAGATCggtaatttttttatttcaaaaaccCGAGAGGccttagaaaaaaaaagaaaaaaaaaaaagaaacacaataaaACCCATCCCTGGCACAAAAACATCAAACAAATCAATGGACTGAATGAAGACTGCCTACAACGCCTATAGATGCCTGGCCAAGGATTTGGATGCTTACGCCATGAACCCAGAGATGACAATGGACAGCATTGGCAATCTGCATGGTGGAGTAAGCCATGAGCAGGATTTGATGAGCAGTCACAGTCCCCACCACGACCGGAACACGGGGGCTTCCTTGCGGATACATCAGGATTTGGCCACGGCATCTTCCCGGTCCGCTATGGTGTCAAGCATGGCTACGATTCTGGACGGGGCTGGAGAGTACCGTCCGGAATTGTCTCTGCCGCTCCATCACGCCATGAGCATGCCGTGCGACACATCCCCACCTGGGATGGGCATGAGCGGCACCTACACCACGTTAACTCCACTCCAACCCCTGCCCCCCATTTCGACAGTTTCGGACAAATTCCACCACCCTCatcaccaccatcaccaccaccaccaccagcgtCTCTCTGGGAACGTAAGCGGGAGTTTTACGCTGATGCGGGATGAAAGGGGTTTACCAGCAATGAACAATCTCTACAGCCCCTACCATAAGGACATGACAGGGATGGGTCAGAGCTTATCCCCCCTGGCCAGCAGCCCCCTCGGCAACGGCTTGGGTTCCATCCACAACACCCAGCAAAGCCTCCACAACTATGGCACGCATGGGCACGAAAAGATGCTGAGCTCCAACTTCGATGCCCACACGGCCATGCTGGCCAGAGGGGATCAGCACCTCTCTCGAGGCCTCGGTGGCCCCTCAGCGGGTATGATGCCCCATTTGAACGGTATGCACCACGCTGGGCATCCGGGCCACCCTCAATCCCACGGGCCTGTGTTGGCTTCCAGCCGGGACAGACCGCCCTCCTCCTCGGGAACGCAAGGT from Amia ocellicauda isolate fAmiCal2 chromosome 8, fAmiCal2.hap1, whole genome shotgun sequence encodes the following:
- the onecut2 gene encoding one cut domain family member 2 isoform X1; amino-acid sequence: MKTAYNAYRCLAKDLDAYAMNPEMTMDSIGNLHGGVSHEQDLMSSHSPHHDRNTGASLRIHQDLATASSRSAMVSSMATILDGAGEYRPELSLPLHHAMSMPCDTSPPGMGMSGTYTTLTPLQPLPPISTVSDKFHHPHHHHHHHHHQRLSGNVSGSFTLMRDERGLPAMNNLYSPYHKDMTGMGQSLSPLASSPLGNGLGSIHNTQQSLHNYGTHGHEKMLSSNFDAHTAMLARGDQHLSRGLGGPSAGMMPHLNGMHHAGHPGHPQSHGPVLASSRDRPPSSSGTQGNNSGQLEEINTKEVAQRITAELKRYSIPQAIFAQRVLCRSQGTLSDLLRNPKPWSKLKSGRETFRRMWKWLQEPEFQRMSALRLAGDFCNQDEAAQRLMFSACKRKEQDPGKDRSNTPKKSRLVFTDLQRRTLLAIFKENKRPSKEMQITISQQLGLELTTVSNFFMNARRRSLDKWMDEGSPGAASSASSTCTKA
- the onecut2 gene encoding one cut domain family member 2 isoform X2, which encodes MKTAYNAYRCLAKDLDAYAMNPEMTMDSIGNLHGGVSHEQDLMSSHSPHHDRNTGASLRIHQDLATASSRSAMVSSMATILDGAGEYRPELSLPLHHAMSMPCDTSPPGMGMSGTYTTLTPLQPLPPISTVSDKFHHPHHHHHHHHHQRLSGNVSGSFTLMRDERGLPAMNNLYSPYHKDMTGMGQSLSPLASSPLGNGLGSIHNTQQSLHNYGTHGHEKMLSSNFDAHTAMLARGDQHLSRGLGGPSAGMMPHLNGMHHAGHPGHPQSHGPVLASSRDRPPSSSGTQGNNSGQLEEINTKEVAQRITAELKRYSIPQAIFAQRVLCRSQGTLSDLLRNPKPWSKLKSGRETFRRMWKWLQEPEFQRMSALRLAACKRKEQDPGKDRSNTPKKSRLVFTDLQRRTLLAIFKENKRPSKEMQITISQQLGLELTTVSNFFMNARRRSLDKWMDEGSPGAASSASSTCTKA
- the onecut2 gene encoding one cut domain family member 2 isoform X3, translating into MKTAYNAYRCLAKDLDAYAMNPEMTMDSIGNLHGGVSHEQDLMSSHSPHHDRNTGASLRIHQDLATASSRSAMVSSMATILDGAGEYRPELSLPLHHAMSMPCDTSPPGMGMSGTYTTLTPLQPLPPISTVSDKFHHPHHHHHHHHHQRLSGNVSGSFTLMRDERGLPAMNNLYSPYHKDMTGMGQSLSPLASSPLGNGLGSIHNTQQSLHNYGTHGHEKMLSSNFDAHTAMLARGDQHLSRGLGGPSAGMMPHLNGMHHAGHPGHPQSHGPVLASSRDRPPSSSGTQGNNSGQLEEINTKEVAQRITAELKRYSIPQAIFAQRVLCRSQGTLSDLLRNPKPWSKLKSGRETFRRMWKWLQEPEFQRMSALRLAGKTSMQTQRARSRQRQEQYTKEIPSGFY